A portion of the Candidatus Microthrix parvicella Bio17-1 genome contains these proteins:
- a CDS encoding 1-acyl-sn-glycerol-3-phosphate acyltransferase has protein sequence MKQTQRPEPRRVALGQRALALWARLAIGGFYRNVRVAGDPETLRDRPAVIAINHSNALGDIAVMIDVLPQFPRFLAASTWWRHAPVRLLFRLGRVLPVDRRGDRQTGDGNGHTFADCHDALAAGDHIAIFPEGKLNSGSALLPFRTGAARIALSAAANVGIPGVAIVPVAIAYEDRGRLGSDVVVRFGEPIAMDGWVAQAGANPVDTAHEVTQLLRERLAAAYQLGIAGIEATDAGTVDRNHRMAQLAVLAPAAAVGVVVNATAIAPIMLGARLVGDEGWQATAKGVGATVLVPVTWMVGGRLLAKRYGAARAAVLIAAGVGSGWVSIAWLGLLRELDEQPAVG, from the coding sequence TTGAAGCAGACGCAGCGACCGGAGCCGCGTCGCGTCGCACTCGGGCAGCGTGCCTTGGCGCTCTGGGCGCGCCTGGCGATCGGCGGGTTCTATCGCAACGTTCGCGTGGCCGGGGACCCGGAAACGCTGCGGGATCGACCGGCCGTGATCGCGATCAACCATTCGAACGCGCTCGGCGACATTGCCGTGATGATCGACGTGTTGCCCCAGTTTCCGCGCTTCCTGGCGGCCTCAACCTGGTGGCGCCACGCACCAGTGCGGCTGCTGTTCAGGCTGGGTCGTGTCCTTCCCGTCGACCGCCGAGGCGACAGGCAAACCGGCGACGGGAACGGCCACACGTTCGCCGACTGTCACGACGCACTTGCGGCTGGAGACCACATCGCGATCTTCCCCGAGGGCAAGCTCAACTCCGGATCGGCGCTGTTGCCATTCCGCACCGGCGCAGCGCGAATCGCGCTGAGCGCCGCAGCCAACGTTGGTATCCCTGGGGTGGCCATCGTCCCGGTCGCCATCGCCTACGAGGACCGAGGGCGACTGGGGTCGGACGTCGTGGTCCGGTTCGGTGAGCCGATCGCCATGGACGGCTGGGTGGCTCAGGCCGGCGCCAACCCGGTCGACACCGCCCACGAGGTGACCCAACTTCTTCGCGAGCGGCTCGCTGCTGCCTACCAACTGGGGATCGCCGGGATCGAGGCGACAGATGCCGGGACGGTTGATCGCAACCACCGGATGGCGCAACTTGCAGTGCTCGCCCCGGCTGCAGCCGTCGGAGTGGTGGTCAACGCCACGGCGATCGCGCCGATCATGCTCGGTGCCCGACTCGTGGGTGACGAAGGCTGGCAGGCGACGGCGAAGGGCGTCGGCGCGACCGTGCTGGTTCCGGTCACCTGGATGGTGGGCGGCCGCCTCCTCGCCAAGCGTTACGGAGCGGCCCGTGCAGCGGTGCTGATTGCCGCTGGAGTCGGAAGCGGATGGGTGTCCATCGCCTGGCTGGGTCTGCTACGGGAACTGGATGAGCAACCCGCGGTTGGATGA
- a CDS encoding glycoside hydrolase family 27 protein, giving the protein MGWNSWNQVRCNDLTEDVVKNAADAMAERGMHDAGYPTRFPSGIKALADYVHDLGLDFGLYLAPGGETCAMFWDDYPGVELGSYGHERSDVAQLDEWGVDYLKYDWCRADETDGLDRPTAFQMMRDELDALDRPMLYSISEDGETEPWKWAPGIAHMWCTTGDIEPAWWSIAMVVDQQVDLHPYARPGDWNDPDMLQLGIGPLTLDENRAHFTMWAMLAAPLMLGTIVTNDEVIAIDQDPLGRQARLVRNEDDMEVWARPLEDGAVAVAFLNRGESEADPTATSRPP; this is encoded by the coding sequence GTGGGCTGGAACAGCTGGAATCAGGTGCGCTGCAATGACCTGACCGAGGACGTCGTGAAGAACGCGGCCGACGCAATGGCCGAGCGGGGCATGCACGACGCCGGATATCCCACTCGCTTTCCGTCCGGCATCAAGGCCCTGGCGGACTACGTGCACGACCTTGGGCTGGACTTTGGGTTGTATCTCGCGCCCGGCGGCGAGACCTGCGCGATGTTCTGGGACGACTATCCCGGCGTCGAGCTGGGCAGCTACGGCCACGAACGCAGCGACGTCGCACAGCTCGACGAATGGGGCGTCGACTACCTGAAGTACGACTGGTGTCGGGCCGACGAGACCGATGGCCTGGACCGGCCCACCGCGTTCCAGATGATGCGCGACGAACTCGATGCGCTCGACCGCCCGATGCTCTACAGCATCTCCGAGGATGGCGAGACCGAACCGTGGAAGTGGGCTCCAGGCATCGCCCACATGTGGTGTACCACCGGAGACATCGAACCGGCATGGTGGTCCATAGCCATGGTCGTTGACCAACAGGTCGATCTGCATCCATACGCCCGGCCGGGCGACTGGAACGACCCGGACATGCTCCAGCTGGGCATCGGGCCCCTCACCCTCGACGAGAACCGAGCCCACTTCACCATGTGGGCGATGCTGGCCGCTCCGCTGATGCTGGGCACCATCGTCACCAACGACGAGGTGATCGCCATCGACCAGGACCCCCTTGGCAGGCAAGCCCGGCTTGTGCGAAATGAGGACGACATGGAGGTGTGGGCCCGACCGCTCGAAGACGGCGCAGTCGCGGTCGCTTTCCTGAATCGGGGCGAGTCCGAGGCCGACCCCACCGCTACCTCTCGGCCTCCGTAG
- a CDS encoding helix-turn-helix domain-containing protein, giving the protein MNDNDWLVLAAHRGEDRPGQDQFVLSAWPAANCLRELRGDNHWVLCAAKHLDDVEVGLLHSVMIDLDTLVARIDATAGPRWMPAVRSAGG; this is encoded by the coding sequence ATGAACGACAACGACTGGCTCGTGCTCGCCGCCCACCGGGGCGAAGACCGACCGGGCCAGGACCAGTTCGTCCTGTCGGCGTGGCCGGCGGCCAACTGCCTCCGAGAACTCCGGGGCGACAACCACTGGGTGCTGTGCGCCGCCAAGCACCTCGATGACGTCGAGGTCGGACTGCTCCACTCGGTCATGATCGACCTCGACACGCTCGTCGCCCGCATCGACGCCACCGCCGGCCCCCGATGGATGCCGGCCGTTCGTAGTGCCGGCGGGTAG
- a CDS encoding peptidoglycan-binding domain-containing protein: MADPIIKIGSKGPAVKNAQKALNNRGAWLTVDGIFGSLTRNAVIDYQTYRSSGQYWALSYPLKVDGIVGPATWSRLTPPVIKKKSTGNAVRLLQEILKDFAYPPFDPGVVDGKFGPQTESAVKEFQDWWPLTVDGIVGQETWAALWS, encoded by the coding sequence ATGGCTGACCCAATCATCAAAATTGGCTCCAAAGGCCCTGCCGTCAAGAATGCGCAAAAGGCTCTCAATAACCGCGGCGCATGGTTGACAGTTGACGGGATCTTCGGATCATTGACACGTAACGCCGTCATCGACTATCAAACGTACCGATCCTCTGGCCAGTACTGGGCGCTCTCCTATCCATTAAAGGTTGACGGAATCGTTGGACCAGCAACCTGGTCGAGGCTGACTCCGCCGGTGATCAAGAAAAAGTCCACAGGAAACGCAGTACGGCTCCTTCAGGAAATCTTGAAGGACTTCGCCTACCCACCCTTTGATCCCGGCGTGGTCGACGGTAAATTCGGTCCGCAAACCGAAAGCGCTGTCAAGGAGTTCCAGGACTGGTGGCCCCTAACCGTCGATGGAATTGTCGGTCAAGAGACGTGGGCCGCCCTCTGGAGCTGA
- a CDS encoding lysylphosphatidylglycerol synthase transmembrane domain-containing protein encodes MDALDEHGDALRVKVYGRDARDAQLLARAWRGLWYRGSTGTPAGRLQQVEHEAFVTLFASARGLLVPEVVVAGSDARQDSVIVVRDVSSALVDRSTDELPDAAALAGIWGVVRGMHRLGLTHGELSPEVFGVVAGRVSLREMSRVALADSDDQQQKDLAQALVSTALLVGNDRAVSVAGDELGPDGVAAMLPYLQQAALGTALRHRVKSEAFDLAALRSAIAAAVEVDVPKVAELRRVRPQSLVTMALIVFVAYALISAFGNVDVSQLVDEISGASIGWLVAALIAAQLPFLAQAVATRGACPQAVPLGPLALLQSGIGFVALAVPSTAGRIALDIRFFQRQGLQATTAVSISAIDGFSGFLVQVSVLVLTLAVGVGDVELQFKRSGSDGSGGGSNLGIALGVLAAVVLVAAIAAMALPKIRARVVERVRPILGQVADTVRSLRSPKKLLQLFGGNLATQLLFAVALGLCLRAFGGSLNLATLLTVYVASALFGGMMPVPGGVGVMEAALTAGMVAAGIGSTTSAATALVFRLVTFYLPPLWGWLSLRWLRHHDYL; translated from the coding sequence TTGGACGCCCTCGACGAGCACGGCGATGCCCTGCGGGTGAAGGTGTACGGGCGCGACGCACGCGACGCCCAGCTGTTGGCCCGGGCCTGGCGAGGCCTGTGGTACCGGGGGAGCACTGGAACCCCGGCGGGCCGCCTGCAGCAGGTCGAGCACGAGGCATTCGTGACGTTGTTCGCCTCGGCCCGAGGTCTGCTCGTGCCCGAAGTGGTCGTCGCCGGGAGCGACGCTCGTCAGGACTCGGTCATCGTCGTGCGCGACGTCAGCAGCGCACTCGTCGATCGGTCCACCGACGAGCTGCCAGATGCCGCCGCCCTCGCCGGCATCTGGGGTGTCGTCCGTGGCATGCACCGGCTCGGCCTGACCCATGGGGAGCTCTCGCCCGAGGTCTTCGGGGTCGTCGCCGGTCGGGTCTCGCTGCGGGAGATGAGCCGCGTGGCCCTCGCCGACAGCGACGACCAGCAACAGAAGGACCTGGCGCAGGCGCTGGTGTCGACCGCGCTGCTCGTCGGAAACGACCGTGCGGTCAGCGTCGCCGGCGACGAGCTTGGCCCCGACGGCGTTGCGGCCATGTTGCCGTACCTTCAGCAGGCGGCGCTCGGGACGGCGCTGCGTCATCGGGTCAAGTCCGAGGCATTCGATCTCGCTGCGCTGCGCTCTGCGATTGCTGCGGCGGTGGAAGTGGACGTCCCCAAGGTCGCCGAGCTTCGCCGCGTGAGGCCGCAGTCGCTGGTGACGATGGCCCTGATCGTGTTCGTGGCGTACGCACTGATCTCCGCGTTTGGCAACGTGGACGTGTCGCAACTGGTCGACGAGATCAGCGGCGCTTCGATCGGTTGGCTCGTCGCTGCGTTGATCGCCGCGCAACTGCCCTTCCTTGCCCAGGCCGTGGCCACGCGGGGCGCCTGCCCGCAGGCCGTGCCGCTTGGACCGCTCGCCCTGCTCCAGTCGGGGATCGGGTTCGTGGCGCTCGCCGTCCCCTCCACCGCCGGACGGATTGCACTCGACATCCGGTTCTTCCAGCGTCAGGGGCTGCAGGCAACCACTGCGGTGTCGATCTCTGCGATCGACGGTTTCAGCGGGTTTCTGGTGCAGGTTTCGGTGCTCGTGTTGACCCTCGCGGTGGGCGTGGGGGACGTCGAGCTGCAGTTCAAGCGTTCCGGGAGCGACGGCTCGGGCGGCGGCTCCAACCTGGGGATCGCACTTGGGGTTCTGGCGGCCGTGGTCCTCGTGGCGGCGATCGCAGCGATGGCGCTGCCGAAGATCCGCGCCCGGGTCGTCGAGCGCGTGCGCCCGATACTCGGACAGGTAGCCGACACCGTCCGCTCGCTCCGGTCCCCGAAGAAGCTCCTCCAGCTCTTCGGCGGCAACCTTGCCACCCAGCTCCTCTTCGCCGTCGCCCTGGGCCTGTGCCTGCGGGCGTTCGGGGGCAGCCTGAACCTGGCCACGCTGCTCACCGTCTACGTGGCCTCCGCGCTGTTCGGCGGAATGATGCCCGTGCCGGGCGGGGTCGGCGTGATGGAGGCTGCGTTAACCGCCGGCATGGTCGCCGCAGGCATCGGCTCGACCACCAGCGCCGCAACTGCGCTGGTATTCCGACTGGTCACGTTCTACCTACCACCGCTCTGGGGCTGGCTATCGCTGCGCTGGCTCCGCCACCACGACTACCTCTAG
- a CDS encoding potassium channel family protein, producing the protein MSDPTPSTLSRRTRRRLIILGLLRACSSTVVLLALYFVVPLDRSDAIPIGASLALALVVLLGVAVWQMKATIRSSHPPIRAVEALGVTVPLFLLLFATSYFLMAQSNPANFSAGLTRIDALYFTITAFSSTGFGDITATSQSARLLVSVQMILDLLVLGLGVKAFVGAVQLGRQHHSSSTDTPTDT; encoded by the coding sequence GTGAGCGACCCGACGCCATCAACACTGTCTCGCCGGACGCGACGCAGGCTCATCATCCTGGGTCTTCTGCGTGCGTGCTCATCCACCGTCGTGTTGCTCGCGCTGTACTTCGTCGTGCCGCTCGACCGCTCCGACGCCATCCCAATCGGGGCCTCGCTTGCGCTCGCGCTCGTCGTGCTGCTCGGCGTGGCCGTGTGGCAGATGAAGGCGACCATCCGCTCCTCCCATCCGCCGATCCGTGCAGTCGAGGCGCTCGGCGTCACCGTGCCGCTGTTCCTGTTGCTGTTCGCGACGAGCTACTTCCTGATGGCGCAGTCCAACCCAGCCAACTTCAGCGCCGGGCTGACCCGGATCGATGCCCTCTATTTCACGATTACCGCGTTCAGCTCCACGGGCTTCGGTGACATCACGGCGACGAGCCAGTCGGCGCGATTGCTCGTCTCGGTCCAGATGATCCTCGACCTGCTCGTCCTCGGTCTCGGCGTCAAGGCGTTCGTCGGAGCGGTCCAACTCGGTCGCCAGCACCACTCGAGTTCGACAGACACGCCCACAGACACCTAG
- a CDS encoding cation-translocating P-type ATPase, which translates to MIRLPGGLDPFAPARRLQEWLGNAEGRVHRRTSVTADHAHIEVRGIDSPDRSDMADRLKADLERLEGVNWAEIDAVVGRAVVLFDPESIEVDDLISVVEDVEDAHGAAEERFPHDRPDHPSDQEPIKRNMVALVADAAGLGIASISQALRFMPIPAEIPGVVSLIDSQPRIRRIIEDRLGRPAADMTVAATAALAQALGQGPIGLGVDMAYRASLISEQRSRQATWERRERELVQGPYSVRHRATVLPPRETPLPKGPIEQYADAASVASLGAVGLTLGLTRDPRRAADLILTGVPKAATLGREAFAAQLGVALSKSDVVVMDPAVLRRLDRVDAMVLDARLLGTERWSIDRIDQVDEDMDATSCAARVRSLLDPTQPDARRRRGSWVLAPWESDPRAPRGSVTRARRLARGGRRALGLWRSDHLVALVAVAEEPVALACELVTEARASGLDVSLAGGNDALAARLGDLVRSPATKVAGEIRAAQTDGHVVMFVSGRAHAGLRAADVGIGVETPGSKAPFGAHLLIKEGLGQGWMLLAAVRRARSVSRRSALIALAGASTGGSWALLGSGRTAAQRTMLAVNSSALLSMANGAVAGAGIGAVAPPPVPSTQPWHELDGAGVLRLVESSIDGLDDEDRAARQRAETARVERAPVGMAKAALDELANPLTPLLGVGAALSAAVGSMVDAGLVLGVVGVNTAVGAAQRVQTELALLRLERNGQSGARVLVRGEVVDVPADSVVVGDVILLEAGDAVPGDCRLLDATALEMDESALTGESLPVQKSCDPTPGAAVAERTSMLYDGTVVAVGDATAVVVGVGSHTEAGRSAAAAGEAPPSGVEQRLGRLTRLTVPATLAAGATVTGLGFLYRRPIRQSIGTGVSLMVAAVPEGLPALATLAQVASARRLADRNALVRNPRAIEALGRVDQIWFDKTGTLTEGTISVAHLSDGFDEEPVGAAGDSLLAVLAAARRATPPTNGDAQLPHATDRAVVAAARTAGLDDADTGWERIEDLPFESARGLHATVGRQGRRHMVAVKGAPEVVLPMCGAWRRDGRESPMDAEAHRVLEDRIESMGRRGLRVLAVATADTPSRTRLTDPADLPSLTLQGFVGLSDVVRPSAAVAAGTLTEAGIRVGMITGDHPTTAQAIAVELGILNGGRVVTGVELDSLDDGELDAIIDDVTVFARATPLQKVRIVAASQRAGRSVAMTGDGANDAAAIRLADAGIALGGRGTDAARANADVIVVDDRIETIVDAVVEGRAMWESVRGAVAILVGGNLGEIGFTLAGTAVGGVAPLNARQLLLVNLLTDMAPALAIALREPRDRSPETLLHAGPDASLGGALTRDIAVRAGATAAGATGAWAVASLTGTPTRARTVGLAALVGTQLGQTVVAGGTSPLVLGATVISVGALVTAIQTPGISQFFGCRPLGPVGWTTAVYASLLATGGSVAVPWAAGRAGDAIVVAHNSAQRRLQSGPGEGVVATQTIPART; encoded by the coding sequence GTGATCCGACTTCCCGGTGGGCTCGATCCGTTCGCCCCCGCCAGGCGGTTACAGGAATGGCTGGGCAATGCCGAGGGCCGGGTGCACCGTCGGACTTCGGTGACGGCGGACCATGCTCACATCGAGGTTCGGGGCATCGATAGTCCCGACCGTTCAGACATGGCGGACAGGCTCAAGGCGGACCTGGAACGGTTGGAGGGGGTGAACTGGGCTGAGATCGATGCGGTCGTCGGCCGGGCTGTGGTGCTGTTCGATCCCGAGTCGATCGAGGTGGACGATCTCATCTCGGTGGTGGAGGACGTCGAGGACGCCCACGGCGCGGCGGAGGAGCGGTTCCCCCACGACAGGCCAGACCACCCGTCCGACCAAGAGCCGATCAAGCGAAACATGGTCGCCCTGGTGGCCGACGCCGCCGGGCTCGGCATCGCCTCGATCAGCCAGGCCCTCAGGTTCATGCCCATCCCGGCGGAGATCCCCGGCGTGGTGTCGCTGATCGACAGCCAGCCGCGGATTCGTCGGATCATCGAGGACCGGCTGGGGCGCCCGGCGGCCGACATGACGGTGGCCGCGACCGCCGCCCTCGCTCAGGCCCTGGGGCAGGGGCCGATCGGCCTTGGCGTGGACATGGCCTACCGCGCGTCGCTCATCTCGGAGCAGCGATCCCGACAGGCCACCTGGGAGCGCCGCGAGCGTGAGCTCGTGCAGGGCCCATACAGCGTTCGGCACCGCGCAACGGTGTTGCCACCCCGTGAGACGCCGCTGCCCAAGGGCCCGATCGAACAGTACGCAGACGCCGCATCCGTTGCCTCCCTCGGCGCTGTCGGGCTCACCCTCGGCCTCACGCGGGATCCCCGGCGCGCTGCTGACCTCATCCTGACCGGGGTGCCCAAGGCCGCCACCCTCGGCCGCGAGGCGTTCGCCGCCCAGCTCGGCGTGGCCCTGTCCAAGAGCGACGTCGTGGTGATGGACCCCGCCGTGCTGCGACGCTTGGACCGGGTCGATGCCATGGTCCTCGACGCCCGGCTGCTCGGCACTGAGCGCTGGTCGATCGATCGGATCGACCAGGTCGATGAGGACATGGATGCCACCAGCTGCGCTGCCCGCGTGCGCTCGCTGTTGGATCCGACGCAACCGGACGCGAGGCGCCGACGGGGTTCGTGGGTGCTGGCACCCTGGGAGTCCGACCCGCGTGCCCCGAGGGGTTCGGTGACCCGCGCCCGTCGTCTCGCTCGCGGGGGTCGCCGGGCGTTGGGGCTGTGGCGGAGTGACCATCTGGTTGCCTTGGTGGCGGTCGCAGAGGAGCCCGTCGCCTTGGCGTGCGAGCTGGTGACCGAAGCGCGGGCCTCGGGCTTGGACGTGTCGCTCGCCGGTGGAAACGACGCGCTCGCCGCCCGACTCGGTGATCTGGTCCGGAGCCCTGCGACCAAGGTGGCGGGGGAGATCCGAGCCGCTCAGACGGACGGCCACGTGGTGATGTTCGTCAGCGGACGGGCGCACGCAGGGCTCCGAGCCGCCGACGTCGGCATCGGCGTTGAGACTCCGGGGAGCAAGGCACCTTTCGGCGCACACCTGCTCATCAAGGAGGGCCTCGGCCAAGGCTGGATGCTGCTCGCTGCAGTTCGACGTGCGCGTAGCGTCAGCCGGCGCAGCGCGCTGATCGCGCTGGCCGGCGCCAGCACGGGTGGTTCGTGGGCACTCCTCGGGTCGGGGCGCACCGCTGCGCAGCGGACCATGCTCGCCGTGAACTCCAGCGCGCTGCTGAGCATGGCCAACGGAGCGGTTGCCGGTGCGGGCATCGGGGCCGTTGCACCGCCACCGGTGCCGTCGACACAGCCGTGGCACGAGCTCGACGGCGCCGGGGTACTTCGTCTGGTCGAGTCGAGCATCGACGGCCTCGACGATGAGGATCGCGCAGCGCGCCAGCGCGCCGAGACCGCTCGTGTGGAGCGCGCCCCAGTCGGGATGGCCAAGGCGGCACTCGACGAGCTGGCAAACCCGTTGACCCCGTTGCTGGGCGTGGGTGCGGCGCTGTCGGCCGCCGTCGGTTCCATGGTGGACGCCGGGCTTGTCCTCGGCGTGGTTGGCGTCAACACAGCAGTCGGCGCGGCCCAACGGGTGCAGACCGAACTCGCGCTGCTGCGCTTGGAACGTAACGGACAGTCGGGCGCCCGCGTGCTGGTGCGCGGGGAGGTGGTGGACGTGCCGGCCGACAGCGTCGTCGTCGGCGACGTCATCCTGCTGGAGGCCGGCGACGCCGTGCCCGGCGACTGTCGGCTGCTCGACGCCACAGCGCTCGAGATGGACGAGTCGGCGCTGACCGGGGAATCGCTGCCGGTGCAGAAGTCCTGCGACCCGACACCCGGTGCGGCGGTGGCAGAGCGCACCTCCATGCTCTACGACGGCACCGTCGTTGCGGTGGGCGATGCCACCGCGGTGGTCGTCGGGGTGGGATCGCACACCGAGGCCGGTCGGAGTGCTGCCGCTGCGGGCGAGGCCCCACCGTCAGGCGTCGAGCAGCGGCTCGGACGCTTGACCCGACTCACCGTACCGGCGACCCTCGCTGCGGGTGCCACGGTGACCGGACTCGGGTTCCTGTACAGGCGCCCAATTCGTCAGTCGATCGGTACCGGCGTCAGCTTGATGGTCGCCGCAGTGCCCGAAGGCCTCCCGGCCCTGGCCACCCTGGCGCAGGTGGCATCCGCACGGCGTCTCGCCGATCGCAACGCACTCGTGCGCAACCCCCGCGCCATCGAGGCGTTGGGCCGAGTGGACCAGATCTGGTTCGACAAGACCGGCACCTTGACCGAAGGGACGATCTCGGTCGCCCACTTGTCCGACGGGTTCGACGAGGAACCCGTCGGAGCGGCCGGCGACTCGCTTCTGGCCGTGCTCGCCGCTGCCCGCCGGGCCACCCCACCGACCAACGGGGATGCTCAGCTGCCCCACGCCACCGATCGTGCCGTTGTCGCAGCGGCCCGAACGGCTGGGCTCGACGATGCGGATACGGGCTGGGAACGTATTGAGGACCTGCCGTTCGAGTCGGCTCGCGGCCTCCACGCCACCGTCGGGCGCCAGGGTCGCCGCCACATGGTTGCGGTGAAGGGGGCCCCGGAGGTGGTGCTGCCCATGTGCGGTGCGTGGCGCCGTGACGGCAGAGAGTCCCCGATGGACGCCGAGGCACACCGGGTGCTGGAGGATCGAATCGAGTCGATGGGGCGCCGCGGGCTTCGGGTGCTTGCAGTTGCGACCGCCGACACACCGTCTCGCACCCGGCTCACCGATCCCGCCGATCTGCCGTCGCTCACGCTGCAGGGTTTTGTGGGCCTGTCGGACGTTGTTCGCCCCAGCGCAGCGGTCGCCGCCGGAACCCTCACCGAGGCCGGTATCCGTGTTGGGATGATCACCGGCGACCACCCGACCACCGCCCAAGCGATCGCCGTCGAACTGGGCATCCTCAACGGCGGCCGCGTCGTCACCGGGGTCGAGCTCGATTCCCTCGACGACGGCGAACTCGACGCGATCATCGACGACGTCACCGTCTTCGCCAGAGCCACCCCGCTGCAAAAGGTTCGCATCGTCGCCGCATCCCAGCGGGCGGGACGATCGGTTGCGATGACCGGCGACGGGGCAAACGACGCCGCTGCAATCCGGCTCGCCGACGCCGGCATCGCCCTCGGCGGGCGGGGGACCGACGCTGCCCGGGCCAACGCCGATGTGATCGTCGTCGACGACCGCATCGAGACGATCGTCGACGCCGTCGTCGAGGGCCGAGCCATGTGGGAATCGGTCCGTGGTGCGGTCGCGATCCTCGTCGGCGGCAACCTCGGAGAGATCGGCTTCACCCTCGCCGGTACCGCCGTCGGCGGTGTCGCACCGCTTAACGCACGACAGTTGCTGCTGGTCAACCTGCTCACCGACATGGCCCCGGCGCTCGCCATCGCCCTCCGAGAGCCCCGCGACCGCTCGCCCGAAACGCTCCTGCACGCTGGGCCGGATGCCTCCCTCGGTGGCGCGCTCACCCGCGACATCGCAGTTCGTGCCGGCGCCACCGCTGCCGGTGCCACCGGCGCATGGGCCGTCGCCAGCCTCACCGGGACGCCGACCCGCGCCCGAACGGTCGGCCTCGCCGCCCTCGTCGGCACCCAACTTGGACAGACGGTCGTCGCCGGCGGGACGAGCCCATTGGTGCTGGGAGCTACGGTCATCAGCGTGGGTGCCCTCGTGACCGCCATCCAGACGCCAGGCATCAGCCAGTTCTTCGGTTGCCGCCCGCTTGGCCCCGTCGGCTGGACCACAGCGGTGTACGCATCACTCCTCGCCACCGGCGGATCGGTGGCGGTTCCGTGGGCTGCAGGCCGGGCGGGTGATGCCATCGTGGTCGCCCACAACAGCGCTCAACGACGGCTGCAGTCGGGGCCTGGCGAGGGCGTCGTGGCCACTCAAACGATTCCAGCGCGCACGTGA
- a CDS encoding APC family permease: MTARRGTANSDGTIGYLAAVSIGVGGMVGGGIFAVLGLAVGVGGGGTFLAFLVAGLVALVTTYSYARLSIAMPSDGGTVTFLDAAFGSGSIPGTLNVLLWLSYVITTALYAYAFGSYGSTLLPDSAETLSLHVLISAVILVITALNVFSAKLIAAAEDYIVAAKIAILVLFVAFALTQADLGASAPAEWESAGSLIAGGMLIFVAYEGFELIANAAGDIRNPKREIPRALYTSVLFTIVLYMLVAVVTVGLLSPSEIVSAADFALAEAAQQVWGGIGFNLIVVAALLSTASAINATLYGTSRLSVDIALDGELPTRLERKIAGKPLVGLFLTAAASLAIANFVPLAAISSLASAGFLIIFAAVNVANVRLADRTESHRYISVCGAIMCLGALVALIAHIAADRPADLILLGGLIALTYLGEATYQHRRRRRPLAHESGDGSPG, from the coding sequence ATGACCGCACGGCGAGGAACCGCCAACTCAGATGGCACCATCGGGTACCTCGCCGCAGTTTCGATCGGCGTCGGCGGGATGGTCGGCGGCGGGATCTTCGCCGTGCTGGGGCTTGCCGTCGGCGTCGGAGGCGGTGGCACCTTCCTGGCGTTCCTGGTCGCCGGCTTGGTCGCACTGGTGACGACGTACTCCTATGCCCGGCTGTCGATTGCGATGCCATCCGATGGGGGAACGGTGACCTTCCTCGACGCGGCGTTCGGCTCGGGCAGCATCCCCGGAACGCTCAACGTGTTGTTGTGGCTGTCGTATGTGATCACGACGGCCCTGTACGCCTATGCGTTCGGCTCCTACGGCTCCACCCTGCTGCCCGACTCGGCCGAGACCCTGAGCCTGCACGTACTCATCTCCGCGGTGATCCTGGTCATCACGGCGCTCAACGTCTTCAGCGCCAAGCTGATCGCAGCGGCCGAGGATTACATCGTCGCTGCCAAGATCGCAATCCTCGTCCTCTTCGTCGCCTTTGCACTCACCCAGGCCGACCTCGGCGCGTCCGCTCCGGCGGAGTGGGAGAGCGCCGGCTCGCTGATCGCCGGCGGAATGCTGATCTTTGTCGCCTACGAAGGCTTCGAACTCATCGCCAACGCCGCCGGAGACATCAGAAACCCAAAACGCGAGATCCCCAGGGCCCTCTACACATCGGTCCTGTTCACGATCGTGCTGTACATGTTGGTTGCGGTCGTCACCGTCGGGCTGCTCAGCCCAAGCGAGATCGTGAGCGCCGCCGACTTCGCGCTGGCGGAAGCGGCGCAACAAGTCTGGGGCGGCATCGGGTTCAACCTGATCGTCGTTGCCGCACTGCTATCGACCGCATCTGCGATCAACGCCACCCTGTATGGAACCTCCCGACTCAGCGTCGACATCGCCCTCGACGGCGAGCTTCCCACCCGGCTCGAACGCAAGATCGCAGGTAAGCCGCTTGTGGGCCTGTTCCTGACCGCTGCCGCCTCGCTCGCGATCGCCAACTTCGTTCCCCTCGCAGCGATCTCCTCGCTGGCCTCGGCCGGGTTCCTGATCATCTTCGCCGCTGTGAACGTGGCCAACGTCCGTCTTGCCGACCGAACCGAAAGCCACAGGTACATCTCGGTGTGCGGCGCCATCATGTGCCTGGGCGCGCTCGTCGCCCTGATCGCGCACATCGCCGCCGACCGGCCCGCCGATCTGATCCTGCTGGGCGGCCTCATCGCCCTGACCTATCTTGGCGAAGCCACCTATCAGCATCGACGTCGACGCCGCCCGCTCGCTCACGAGTCCGGAGATGGTTCTCCCGGATAG